Within Flavobacteriales bacterium, the genomic segment AGGCAATGTATTTTTATCCACTTTCCATGAATGGTATCTTCCAGCACGAAACGAGTAAGGCAAGCCTTTGAACAAGTAATCATCTTCGGCAACTATTTCCATTAACGTTGCAACACCATGATACACAGTAGACATGTTTATTAACGATCCACCGAAAGCCTGAGCTATAGCCTGGTGACCTAAACATACTCCTAAGATGCTTTTTGTTGA encodes:
- a CDS encoding aminodeoxychorismate/anthranilate synthase component II, producing STKSILGVCLGHQAIAQAFGGSLINMSTVYHGVATLMEIVAEDDYLFKGLPYSFRAGRYHSWKVDKNTLPEGFNVTIRDEKEDIMAISHKEFDLKGVQFHPESILTEHGQEIITNWVKH